The genome window AGCAGCGCCTGTTTTTGATCGTCCGGCAGCCCCTTGGTCATATCGGTATCGATAAAACCGGGGGCGACGGCGTTGACGGTGATGCCGCGCGAGGCAACTTCCCGCGCCAACGACTTGGTGAAACCGAAGATGCCCGCTTTGGCGGCAGCATAGTTGGTCTGGCCGGGATTTCCAGTTTCACCGACCACTGAGGCGATGCTGACGATGCAACCCTGCTTGGCCTTCATCATGCCGCGCAGACAGGCCTTGCTCATGCGGTAGACGGAACCGAGGTTGGTGTCCATGATGGCGTTCCATTCGTCGTCCTTCATGCGCATAAGCAAGTTGTCGCGGGTAATGCCGGCATTGTTGACCAGCACGGTCGGCACGCCGAAATCCTTGTTGATCTGCGCCATGGCGCCATCAATGGAGTCTTGGCTGGTGACATTCAGGGCCATGCCGGTGCCCTTGACGCCGCTCTCATTCATATAACTAGAGATCGCTTGCGCACCGCTGTCCGACGTGGCGGTACCGATCACCCGCGCGCCCTGCCTGCCCAGTTCCAGGGCGACCGCCTTGCCGATGCCGCGGCTGGCACCGGTGACCAGGGCAATTCGATTTTCCAGTGTCATTGCTCTTCCCCTCTTGTGATTTATGCCTTGTGGGCCTCAAGGGCGGCCGCCAGCGTCTTGGCATCAAATACGGGCAGCGCCGTCATGTCACGATTAATGCGCTTGTTGAGTCCCGCCAGCACCTTGCCCGGTCCGCTTTCCACCAGTGTGTCCACGCCCGCGTTCGCCAGCGCCTGTACAGTCTCGACCCAGCGCACCGGACTGTAAAGCTGCCGCGCCAGCACATCGCGAATGGCCTCCACATTGCTATGGCTGGCCACATCCACATTATGGATGACCGGGATCTCGGGGGGCTGGATGTGAATCTGCTTCAAGGACTCGGTCAACTCTTCCGCCGCGCCCTGCATCAGGCTGCAGTGCGACGGCACGCTCACCGGCAATATCACGGCGCGTTTGGCGCCCGCCGCTTTGGCGACGTCCACGGCCCGCTCCACGGCGGCCTTGCCACCGGCCACCACCACCTGACCCGGGGCGTTGAAATTCACCGCTTGGACAACCTCCCCCTGCGCGGCCTGATTGCAGACCTCCACCACCTGTTCATCGTCGAGCCCGAGGATGGCGGCCATGGCCCCTTCCCCTTGCGGCACGGCCGCCTGCATCAATCGCCCGCGGCGTTCCACCAGCCTGACGGCAGCGGGAAACTCAATGGCGCCGGCGGCCACCAGGGCACTGTATTCACCCAGGCTGTGGCCGGCCAGATAGGCGGGTGTGGCGCCGCCGGCCGCCTGCCAGACGCGCCAGGTGGCGACGCCGGCGGCGAGCATGGCGGGCTGGGTCTTGTCGGTCTGGTTCAGCGCGGCGTCGGGGCCATCTTGCACCAAGTGCCACAGGTCGTAGCCGAGCGCCTCGCTAGCCGCGGCGAAGGTCTGTTGAACGCGCGGCCAGTCGGCGGCCAGTTCGGCCAGCATGCCCAGCGATTGCGAGCCCTGACCGGGAAAGACTATTGCAAAAGACATGACGTTAACTAATATCCCTATAAGTTTGTTTTGTCTAATATTTTAATAACACAGAACCCCAGGTGAAGCCGCCCCCGAAGGCCTCCAGCAGGAGCGTGTCGCCGCGCTTGATGCGACCGTCGCGCACCGCCACATCCAGGGCCAGGGGCACGGAGGCGGCGGAGGTGTTGCCGTGTTCGTCCACTGTCACCACCACCCGCTCCATGGGCATGTTGAGCTTTTTGGCAGTGGCGGCAATGATACGGATATTGGCCTGATGCGGCACCAGCCAGTCGATGTCGCCCTTGGTCATGTGGTTGGCGGCCAGGGTCTCGTCGACGATCTTGCCCAGGGTGCGCACGGCAAAGCGAAACACGTCGTTGCCCTGCATTTCCATATAGGCGCGCCCTTCCCTGACGCTGTCATAGTCGATAGACACACCGGTGGGCACATGCAGCATTTCGTCGTAGGCGCCGTCGGCATGCAGATGACTGGACAGAATGCCGGGCTCAGCGCTGGCCTCAAGCACAATGGCACCGGCACCGTCGCCGAACAGCACGCAGGTGCCGCGATCCTTCCAGTTGGTGATGCGCGACAGGGTTTCGGCCCCCACCACCAGGGCCTTTTTGGCGCTGCCGCTGCGAATGAATTTGTCGGCCACATCCATGGCATAGATAAAACCTGAACAGACGGCCTGCACATCAAAGGCCGGCGGGCCGTGGATGCCCAGACGCTTTTGCAACAGGCAGGCGGTGCTGGGGAAGATCTTGTCCGCGGTGGTGGTGGCGACAATGACCAGGTCGATATCGGCGGGCTTCAGGCCGGCCGCATCCAGGGCGTGGCGCGCCGCCGCTTCAGCCAGGTCGCAGGTGGTCTCGCCTTCAGCGGCAATATGCCGTTTTTTGATGCCGGTGCGTTCCCGAATCCATTGATCCGAGGTCTCCACCATTTTTTCCAGGTCGTGGTTGGTGAGCACCTTTTCAGGGAGGAAGCTGCCGGTACCGGTGATTCTCGAATATGTCACCTTAACCCACCTGCTGTTTGGTCAACAGCGTATCCAGTTGCTGGTTGATGCGCGCGGGCACCGACTTGTCGACTTCCAGCACCGCCTCCTTGATGGCGTTGGCGAAGGCGAACACATCGGCGCTGCCGTGGCTCTTGATCACGATGCCGTTCAGACCGACCAGACTGGCGCCGTTGTAACGGCGCGGGTCGATCTTGTGCTTGAGCGCCTTCAATACCGGCATGGCGATCAGGGCGGCGAGCTTGGCGAACGGATTGCGCGCAAAGCCTTGCTTCATGAAATGGGTGATCATCTTGGCCACGCCCTCGCTGGTCTTGAGGGCGACGTTACCGACAAAGCCGTCGCAGACCACTACGTCCACCGTGCCCTTGTAGATATCGTCGCCTTCCACATAGCCGACATAGTTGATGTCGCTCTGGGCCAGCAGGCGCGCCGCCTCTTTGACCCGTTCGTTGCCCTTGATCTCTTCCTCACCGATGTTCAGCAGGCCGATCTTGGGCGCCGGATTATTGTCCACCGCCTGCACCAATACCGACCCCATCACCGCAAACTGGAATAATGCGTCGGCGCTGGAATCCACATTGGCGCCCAGGTCCAACATGTGGGTATGGCCGTTCATGGTGGGCAGGGCGGTGATGATAGCGGGCCTATCGATGCCGGTCAGGGTCTTGAGCACGAAACGCGAGGTCGCCATCAGCGCACCGGTATTGCCGGCACTGACACAGGCCGAGGCCTTGCCCTCTTGCACCAGGTTGATGGCGACGCGCATGGAGGAATCCTTCTTGGTGCGCAAGGCCACCGAAGGCAATTCATCCATAGCCACCACTTGCGAGGTGTGTCGGATCTGCAGGCGCGGCCCCACATCGGCGCCTTGTTGCTGCAGGACGCCGGTCAGGATTTCCTGGTCGCCGACCAGGATCAACTTGAGATCTTGATTTTCCTTTAAAACACTAAGGGCGGCAGGCACGACCACATCGGGGCCATGATCGCCGCCCATAGCATCCAGGGCGATGGTCACGCTCAAGGTTTACTCGCCTTTATCTGCGATCACCTTGCGGCCACGATAATACCCGTCAGCCGATACGTGGTGACGACGATGCACCTCACCGGAGGTTTCGTCGATGGACAGAGTCGGTCCGCTCAGGGCGTCGTGGGAACGACGCATACCGCGCTTGGACGGACTCTTTTTGTTTTGTTGCACAGCCATTGTTTAAACTCCTGTTTCGTTACGATCAATGCCTACTCTACTGCTTCTTGCCTTTCAACTCAGCCAATACGGCAAACGGGTTGGGTTTGTCCTGTGTCCGGTCACTCTGTTCGGCCTCGCTGTGAAGCCGCTCCAAAAATGGTTCACAGGCGTCCTCATGCAACGCCACGATGGGTAATGCCAGGATCAACTCATCCTCAACCAGGTCGGCCAGCTGTATCGGCTCGCTCCCCACCATGCAGGGTTCGTAGTCCGGCGCCAGCTTGCGGGCCTGCTCGTCGCTGGCGACGAAACCCAATGCCACGTCCGACTCGATGCGCTCGGTCACCGTTTGCAGGCAACGCTGACAGACCCTCTCCACCTGGGCGCTGAGATGCCCCTTGGCGTAATGCGTGCCCTGCTCGTCTATACCAAACTGTAATTGTACGCCGGCATCACCCGCAACATCGACGACCGCTTCAGCCAAGCGCGCCATGCCCGTTAGCTCGAGCGTGCCGGCCAGCACCTGACCCTGTCGGGCCAGCCTGAAGGGAGCGATCTGTACGGGCAGGTGCTGGGGTGACATAGGCGCGTGATGATAAAGGCAAAGCCCCGTTGTGTCAAAGAAAATTCTTATTTTTCACTCTGTTACCACAATTACGTCTTGACTTGGGGGTGGCTTTCTCGTAGAAACCACTAATGGCCCGCATACGCCTGCCACGACGCGCCGCGCCATCGGCGCTCGAGGGCTTCCGGTCAGGCATCACGCCACTGAATCAATTGATATAAAAATCAACATGATAAAAAAGATACTTATCGCCAACCGGGGGGAGATCGCAGTCCGCATCGTGCGGGCCTGCGCCGAAATGGGCATCAAATCAGTCGCCGTTTATACCGACGCCGACCGTCACTCGCTGCACGTCAAAAAGGCCGATGAGGCCTATAATCTGGGGCCCGATACGGTGGCCGGCTATCTGAATGCCCACCGCATCGTCAACCTGGCGGTGGCGGCGGGCTGTGACGCCCTCCACCCGGGGTATGGATTTCTGTCTGAAAATCCGCAGCTGGCGCAGATCTGCCAGCGCCGCGGCATCAAGTTCATCGGGCCCAGCGCGGATGTCATCCGCAGCATGGGCGATAAGATTGAGGCGCGCAGCGCCATGGTCAAGGCGGGCATCCCGGTCACGCCGGGCAGTGACGGCAATGTGGAATCACTTGAGGCGGCCGTTACATGCGCCGCCGCTGTGGGCTACCCCATTATGCTCAAGGCCACCTCCGGCGGCGGCGGCCGCGGAATCCGCCGCTGCGAAAACGAGCAGGCGCTGCGCCGCAACTACGACCGGGTCATCTCCGAGGCGACCAAGGCCTTCGGCAGCGCCGAGGTGTTTATCGAGAAATGCGTGGTCAATCCGCGCCACATCGAGGCCCAGATCCTGGCCGACAGCCACGGCAATGTGATTCATCTGTTCGAACGCGACTGCTCCATCCAGCGCCGTCATCAGAAACTGATCGAGATCGCGCCCTCGCCCCAGTTGTCGCCCGAGCAACGCGAGTACGTCGGCGATCTGGCGGTGCGCGCTGCCAAGGCGGTGAATTATGAAAACGCCGGCACGGTGGAGTTTCTGCTCGACCAGGATGACAATTTTTACTTCATGGAGATGAACACCCGCCTGCAGGTGGAACACCCCGTCACGGAACAGATTACCGGCGTGGATATCGTGCAGGAACAGATCCGCATCGCCGCCGGCCTCAAGCTGCGCTTCAGTCAGGATGAGATCAAACTGCGCGGCTTCGCCATGGAGTTTCGCATCAACGCCGAAGATCCGAAAAATGATTTCCTGCCCAGCTTTGGTCGTATCACCCGTTACTTCGCACCGGGCGGCCCCGGGGTGCGCACCGATGCAGCGATCTACAGCGGTTACGAGATCCCTCCCTATTACGATTCGCTGTGCGCCAAGCTGACGGTGTGGGCGCTGACCTGGGACGACCTGCTCGACCGCGCCGAGCGCGCCCTGAACGACATGGGCGTATACGGCGTCAAGACCACCATCCCCTACCATATTGAGATTGTGAAATCGCAGGAATTCCAGAACGGCAGCTTCGACACCAGTTTCGTCGAAAACCATCCCGAGCTGACCGGCTATTCGGTGAAGCGCTCGCCGCGCGAGCTGGCCGCCGCCATCGGCGTCGCCGTCGCGGCGCATTTGGGACGTTAACTCACCACACAAAAAGCGAAAGCAGGCTTATGGACAAAGTACACATTACCGATACCGTTCTGCGCGACGGCCACCAGTCACTGATCGCCACCCGCATGCGCACCGATGACATGCTGCCCATCTGTGCCAAGCTGGACCAGGTCGGCTATTGGTCGCTCGAGGTCTGGGGCGGCGCCACCTTCGATTCATGTCTGCGCTTTCTCAAGGAAGACCCGTGGGAGCGCTTGCGCAAACTCAAAGCGGCCTTGCCCAATACGCGTCTGCAAATGTTGTTGCGCGGCCAGAATCTGCTCGGCTATCGCCATTATTCGGATGACGTGGTCAAGGGCTTCGTCGCCCGCGCCGCCGAAAACGGGGTGGACGTGTTTCGTATCTTCGACGCCCTTAACGACACCCGTAACCTGCGTGTCTCCATCGAGTCGGTGAAGGTGGCGGGTAAACACGCCCAGGGGGCGATCAGCTATACCACCAGTCCGGTGCATGACATTCCCCAATTCGTGGGGATAGCGAAACAGATGGAGGCCATGGGGTGTGACAGCATCGCCATCAAGGATATGGCCGGCCTGCTGACGCCCATGGTCACCGCCGACCTGGTGGACGCCCTGGCCAATGCCGTGGCCGTCCCCATTCACCTGCATTCGCACGCCACCTCAGGACTGGCCAGTATGTGTCAGCTCAAGGCCATCGAACGCGGTTGCCGTCATATCGATACCGCTATTTCCACCTTTTCCGGCGGTACCAGCCATCCTCCTACCGAAAGCATGGTCGCGGCCCTCAAAGGCACACCGTACGATACCGGTCTCGACCTGGAGCTGTTGCAGCAGATCGGATTTTATTTTTACGGTGTGCGTAAAAAATACGCCCGTTTCGAGAGCGAATTCACCGGCGTCGACACCCGCGTGCAGGTCAACCAGATTCCGGGCGGCATGATCTCCAACCTGGCCAATCAGCTCAAGGAGCAAGGCGCCCTGGAACGCATGAACGAGGTG of Candidatus Tenderia electrophaga contains these proteins:
- a CDS encoding 3-oxoacyl-ACP synthase (FabH; beta-ketoacyl-acyl carrier protein synthase III; catalyzes the condensation of acetyl-CoA with malonyl-ACP to initiate cycles of fatty acid elongation; differs from 3-oxoacyl-(acyl carrier protein) synthase I and II in that it utilizes CoA thioesters as primers rather than acyl-ACPs), whose translation is MTYSRITGTGSFLPEKVLTNHDLEKMVETSDQWIRERTGIKKRHIAAEGETTCDLAEAAARHALDAAGLKPADIDLVIVATTTADKIFPSTACLLQKRLGIHGPPAFDVQAVCSGFIYAMDVADKFIRSGSAKKALVVGAETLSRITNWKDRGTCVLFGDGAGAIVLEASAEPGILSSHLHADGAYDEMLHVPTGVSIDYDSVREGRAYMEMQGNDVFRFAVRTLGKIVDETLAANHMTKGDIDWLVPHQANIRIIAATAKKLNMPMERVVVTVDEHGNTSAASVPLALDVAVRDGRIKRGDTLLLEAFGGGFTWGSVLLKY
- a CDS encoding pyruvate carboxylase subunit A (catalyzes the ATP-dependent carboxylation of a covalently attached biotin and the transfer of the carboxyl group to pyruvate forming oxaloacetate), producing the protein MIKKILIANRGEIAVRIVRACAEMGIKSVAVYTDADRHSLHVKKADEAYNLGPDTVAGYLNAHRIVNLAVAAGCDALHPGYGFLSENPQLAQICQRRGIKFIGPSADVIRSMGDKIEARSAMVKAGIPVTPGSDGNVESLEAAVTCAAAVGYPIMLKATSGGGGRGIRRCENEQALRRNYDRVISEATKAFGSAEVFIEKCVVNPRHIEAQILADSHGNVIHLFERDCSIQRRHQKLIEIAPSPQLSPEQREYVGDLAVRAAKAVNYENAGTVEFLLDQDDNFYFMEMNTRLQVEHPVTEQITGVDIVQEQIRIAAGLKLRFSQDEIKLRGFAMEFRINAEDPKNDFLPSFGRITRYFAPGGPGVRTDAAIYSGYEIPPYYDSLCAKLTVWALTWDDLLDRAERALNDMGVYGVKTTIPYHIEIVKSQEFQNGSFDTSFVENHPELTGYSVKRSPRELAAAIGVAVAAHLGR
- a CDS encoding phosphate acyltransferase; this encodes MSVTIALDAMGGDHGPDVVVPAALSVLKENQDLKLILVGDQEILTGVLQQQGADVGPRLQIRHTSQVVAMDELPSVALRTKKDSSMRVAINLVQEGKASACVSAGNTGALMATSRFVLKTLTGIDRPAIITALPTMNGHTHMLDLGANVDSSADALFQFAVMGSVLVQAVDNNPAPKIGLLNIGEEEIKGNERVKEAARLLAQSDINYVGYVEGDDIYKGTVDVVVCDGFVGNVALKTSEGVAKMITHFMKQGFARNPFAKLAALIAMPVLKALKHKIDPRRYNGASLVGLNGIVIKSHGSADVFAFANAIKEAVLEVDKSVPARINQQLDTLLTKQQVG
- a CDS encoding malonyl CoA-ACP transacylase; protein product: MSFAIVFPGQGSQSLGMLAELAADWPRVQQTFAAASEALGYDLWHLVQDGPDAALNQTDKTQPAMLAAGVATWRVWQAAGGATPAYLAGHSLGEYSALVAAGAIEFPAAVRLVERRGRLMQAAVPQGEGAMAAILGLDDEQVVEVCNQAAQGEVVQAVNFNAPGQVVVAGGKAAVERAVDVAKAAGAKRAVILPVSVPSHCSLMQGAAEELTESLKQIHIQPPEIPVIHNVDVASHSNVEAIRDVLARQLYSPVRWVETVQALANAGVDTLVESGPGKVLAGLNKRINRDMTALPVFDAKTLAAALEAHKA
- a CDS encoding pyruvate carboxylase subunit B (catalyzes the formation of oxaloacetate from pyruvate) — translated: MDKVHITDTVLRDGHQSLIATRMRTDDMLPICAKLDQVGYWSLEVWGGATFDSCLRFLKEDPWERLRKLKAALPNTRLQMLLRGQNLLGYRHYSDDVVKGFVARAAENGVDVFRIFDALNDTRNLRVSIESVKVAGKHAQGAISYTTSPVHDIPQFVGIAKQMEAMGCDSIAIKDMAGLLTPMVTADLVDALANAVAVPIHLHSHATSGLASMCQLKAIERGCRHIDTAISTFSGGTSHPPTESMVAALKGTPYDTGLDLELLQQIGFYFYGVRKKYARFESEFTGVDTRVQVNQIPGGMISNLANQLKEQGALERMNEVLEEVPRVRENLGYPPLVTPTSQIVGTQAVLNVLSGACYQNISNEVKYYLKGRYGKAPGKVNDIVRQMAIGNEDVIDCRPADLLQPEMDKLREDVATLATTEEDVLTYAMFPEVGRTFLEERAAGTLVPEPLENVEPKQSSGSTPVEFNVTMHGETYHIKVTGTGHKADNRRPFYVSVDGVPEEIMVETLEEIGLAESGEVLSAKTKGSKRPQAKQPGHVTTSMPGTIVDVLVNEGDEVKEGDPLLVTEAMKMETELQAPISGKVTALHVQKGDTVNPDETLIEIE
- the rpmF gene encoding 50S ribosomal protein L32 (some L32 proteins have zinc finger motifs consisting of CXXC while others do not), producing MAVQQNKKSPSKRGMRRSHDALSGPTLSIDETSGEVHRRHHVSADGYYRGRKVIADKGE
- the fabG gene encoding beta-ketoacyl-ACP reductase (catalyzes the first of the two reduction steps in the elongation cycle of fatty acid synthesis) produces the protein MTLENRIALVTGASRGIGKAVALELGRQGARVIGTATSDSGAQAISSYMNESGVKGTGMALNVTSQDSIDGAMAQINKDFGVPTVLVNNAGITRDNLLMRMKDDEWNAIMDTNLGSVYRMSKACLRGMMKAKQGCIVSIASVVGETGNPGQTNYAAAKAGIFGFTKSLAREVASRGITVNAVAPGFIDTDMTKGLPDDQKQALLKQIPLNRLGKPEEIAAAVAFFASPGAAYITGSTLDVNGGMYMG